A window of Saccopteryx leptura isolate mSacLep1 chromosome 5, mSacLep1_pri_phased_curated, whole genome shotgun sequence contains these coding sequences:
- the POLG2 gene encoding DNA polymerase subunit gamma-2 isoform X2, which translates to MRSGAAVRACQSVGRCRLSCLGGRGGGGQPEAAMEGWSPVGGPPRSNAELPGGSEPREAPDNAEGSEALAEICERRHFLLGTKGQISRESLLSGCHHGVGPLGFELRKNLAAEWWSSVVAFREQVFPVDAPHHESGPSLPGDSAFRLVSAETVREILQDKELSKEQLVAFLDNLLKTSGKLRENLLHGALEHYVKCLDLVNQRLPYGLAQIGVCFHRASDTKQTPDGIKRIGERTEASLAWFTSARTASQWLDFWLRHRLLWWRKGRDGRKTVVPSVLSVSGDLDRGVLAYLCDSFQLTENSFTRKKNLHRKVLKLHPCLAPIKVALDMGRGPTVELRQVCQGLYNELLENGISVWPGYLETAQSSLEQLYSKYDEMSILFTILITEATLENGLIHLRSRDTTMKEVMHISKIKDFLTKYISSAKNV; encoded by the exons ATGCGCTCCGGTGCAGCCGTCAGGGCCTGCCAGAGTGTCGGCAGGTGCCGGCTGTCTTGTTTGGGGGGtcgagggggtggggggcagccagAGGCGGCGATGGAAGGTTGGAGCCCCGTCGGAGGGCCCCCGAGGTCAAACGCAGAGCTGCCGGGGGGAAGCGAGCCGCGAGAAGCCCCGGACAATGCAGAGGGGAGCGAAGCGCTGGCTGAGATCTGCGAGAGAAGGCATTTCCTCCTTGGCACCAAGGGGCAGATTAGCCGAGAGTCTCTCCTGAGCGGCTGCCACCACGGCGTGGGCCCCTTGGGCTTCGAGTTGCGGAAGAATTTGGCGGCAGAATGGTGGTCTTCGGTGGTGGCGTTCAGGGAGCAGGTCTTTCCGGTCGACGCCCCTCACCACGAATCAGGCCCTTCGCTGCCCGGGGACAGTGCCTTTAGGTTAGTTTCTGCAGAAACTGTACGCGAAATCTTGCAAGACAAAGAACTGAGTAAGGAACAGCTAGTAGCATTTCTTGACAACTTACTAAAAACTTCTGGGAAACTACGGGAGAACCTTCTTCACG GTGCCTTGGAGCACTATGTTAAGTGCCTGGATCTGGTAAACCAGAGGCTACCTTATGGCCTTGCTCAGATTGGAGTGTGTTTTCATCGTGCTTCTGATACTAAGCAGACACCTGATGGTATTAAAAG AATCGGTGAGAGGACTGAAGCCTCACTGGCATGGTTTACTTCTGCAAGAACTgccagccagtggctcgatttcTGGTTACGTCATCGACTCCTGTGGTGGAGAAAG GGCCGAGATGGACGGAAAACTGTGGTTCCTTCTGTTTTATCTGTAAGCGGGGATCTAGACCGAGGCGTGCTGGCCTACCTCTGTGACTCTTTCCAGCTGACAGAGAACTCCTTCACGAGAAAGAAGAATCTCCACAGAAAG GTACTTAAGCTTCACCCTTGTTTAGCCCCTATTAAGGTTGCTTTGGATATGGGAAGAGGCCCAACAGTGGAACTAAGACAG gtTTGTCAAGGATTGTATAATGAATTACTAGAAAATGGAATTTCTGTGTGGCCTGGTTACTTGGAAACTGCACAGTCTTCATTAGAACAACTTTATTCAAA ATATGATGAAATGAGTATTCTCTTCACAATTCTGATTACTGAAGCTACTTTGGAGAATGGATTAATACATCTGAGGAGCAGAGACACCACAATGAAGGAAGTGATGCATATATCCAAAATAAAGGACTTTTTAACCAAGTACATATCATCAGCTAAGAATGTATAG
- the POLG2 gene encoding DNA polymerase subunit gamma-2 isoform X1, with the protein MRSGAAVRACQSVGRCRLSCLGGRGGGGQPEAAMEGWSPVGGPPRSNAELPGGSEPREAPDNAEGSEALAEICERRHFLLGTKGQISRESLLSGCHHGVGPLGFELRKNLAAEWWSSVVAFREQVFPVDAPHHESGPSLPGDSAFRLVSAETVREILQDKELSKEQLVAFLDNLLKTSGKLRENLLHGALEHYVKCLDLVNQRLPYGLAQIGVCFHRASDTKQTPDGIKRIGERTEASLAWFTSARTASQWLDFWLRHRLLWWRKFAVSPSNFSSSDCEDGEGRKGSKLYYNFPWGREPIETLWNLGDRELLHMYPGNVSQLHGRDGRKTVVPSVLSVSGDLDRGVLAYLCDSFQLTENSFTRKKNLHRKVLKLHPCLAPIKVALDMGRGPTVELRQVCQGLYNELLENGISVWPGYLETAQSSLEQLYSKYDEMSILFTILITEATLENGLIHLRSRDTTMKEVMHISKIKDFLTKYISSAKNV; encoded by the exons ATGCGCTCCGGTGCAGCCGTCAGGGCCTGCCAGAGTGTCGGCAGGTGCCGGCTGTCTTGTTTGGGGGGtcgagggggtggggggcagccagAGGCGGCGATGGAAGGTTGGAGCCCCGTCGGAGGGCCCCCGAGGTCAAACGCAGAGCTGCCGGGGGGAAGCGAGCCGCGAGAAGCCCCGGACAATGCAGAGGGGAGCGAAGCGCTGGCTGAGATCTGCGAGAGAAGGCATTTCCTCCTTGGCACCAAGGGGCAGATTAGCCGAGAGTCTCTCCTGAGCGGCTGCCACCACGGCGTGGGCCCCTTGGGCTTCGAGTTGCGGAAGAATTTGGCGGCAGAATGGTGGTCTTCGGTGGTGGCGTTCAGGGAGCAGGTCTTTCCGGTCGACGCCCCTCACCACGAATCAGGCCCTTCGCTGCCCGGGGACAGTGCCTTTAGGTTAGTTTCTGCAGAAACTGTACGCGAAATCTTGCAAGACAAAGAACTGAGTAAGGAACAGCTAGTAGCATTTCTTGACAACTTACTAAAAACTTCTGGGAAACTACGGGAGAACCTTCTTCACG GTGCCTTGGAGCACTATGTTAAGTGCCTGGATCTGGTAAACCAGAGGCTACCTTATGGCCTTGCTCAGATTGGAGTGTGTTTTCATCGTGCTTCTGATACTAAGCAGACACCTGATGGTATTAAAAG AATCGGTGAGAGGACTGAAGCCTCACTGGCATGGTTTACTTCTGCAAGAACTgccagccagtggctcgatttcTGGTTACGTCATCGACTCCTGTGGTGGAGAAAG TTTGCTGTGAGTCCGTCTAACTTCAGCAGCAGTGATTGTGAGGATGGAGAGGGACGGAAAGGAAGCAAACTTTACTACAATTTTCCCTGGGGAAGGGAGCCAATAGAAACCCTGTGGAATCTAGGAGATCGCGAACTTTTACACATGTATCCTGGAAATGTGTCTCAATTACAT GGCCGAGATGGACGGAAAACTGTGGTTCCTTCTGTTTTATCTGTAAGCGGGGATCTAGACCGAGGCGTGCTGGCCTACCTCTGTGACTCTTTCCAGCTGACAGAGAACTCCTTCACGAGAAAGAAGAATCTCCACAGAAAG GTACTTAAGCTTCACCCTTGTTTAGCCCCTATTAAGGTTGCTTTGGATATGGGAAGAGGCCCAACAGTGGAACTAAGACAG gtTTGTCAAGGATTGTATAATGAATTACTAGAAAATGGAATTTCTGTGTGGCCTGGTTACTTGGAAACTGCACAGTCTTCATTAGAACAACTTTATTCAAA ATATGATGAAATGAGTATTCTCTTCACAATTCTGATTACTGAAGCTACTTTGGAGAATGGATTAATACATCTGAGGAGCAGAGACACCACAATGAAGGAAGTGATGCATATATCCAAAATAAAGGACTTTTTAACCAAGTACATATCATCAGCTAAGAATGTATAG